From a region of the Tenggerimyces flavus genome:
- a CDS encoding outer membrane protein assembly factor BamB family protein, translated as MDTHTVPPPAATEAPPAKPPAPDSGYATRGRWVLRTLGLMLLLAGALHLQAASIQTTVTAPAAGYSQPGFWLDGSVSMTVLAFALAIISWFTFRDLWRLLVPSLTLVASLSGMTVALLTLMVEPGPLGGAGFRGPLAAVGLGLTTLAAICLIVSHRGRMRRARRVSIICMAVVVVVGVAATTFTTELWLPDAVSGGNTIVKETALPAPKEQVAKLDGGLEWRQPANDNRSNGWLTTSGGLVATTGRGLTMTDPRTGKLRWEQLRYDTKNVEIPKVSTDGSIVATTGRLDKSRNVLFNSPPTRWLWVFDALTGKMLVSRAAPDERSSLRAALAGNWLLWSRGATPTDDAVMTATRFDGTTIWEHKLPGACTVRDAQNAPGDRVLAVLTCRSQPGRDSYPTPNVLMMFDASTGKTVWTWTAPAFGLFSVVGKLQPGATEAVVAIARNGAPEYTLGAVRLTDGKQIWLDASHSGPESDFASTSVAYRRTFVTSGRIAVLTEATFDARALELRAIRPATGYTAWSRKLPITEYERSTVRWIQTVLPDGRLLIGVVGSPEGTGGEAARDFRLRLVTIDPRNGEIGTDTTIPMANTTTTPADVTGTPRLKVTVGDLGLYVELLSENSVPFVGASIQ; from the coding sequence ATGGACACGCACACCGTGCCCCCACCGGCCGCGACCGAGGCACCGCCGGCGAAACCACCCGCGCCCGACAGCGGGTACGCCACCCGCGGCCGCTGGGTACTCCGCACGCTCGGCCTGATGCTGCTGCTCGCCGGCGCGCTGCACCTGCAGGCCGCCTCGATCCAGACCACGGTCACGGCCCCCGCGGCAGGGTACTCCCAGCCGGGCTTCTGGCTGGACGGCAGCGTCTCGATGACCGTGCTCGCGTTCGCGCTCGCGATCATCTCCTGGTTCACGTTCCGCGACCTGTGGCGGCTGCTGGTCCCGAGCCTCACGCTCGTGGCGTCGCTCAGCGGCATGACGGTCGCCCTGCTCACGTTGATGGTCGAGCCCGGCCCGCTCGGCGGTGCGGGCTTCCGCGGCCCGCTGGCGGCGGTCGGCCTGGGGCTCACCACGCTCGCCGCGATCTGCCTGATCGTCAGCCACCGCGGCCGGATGCGCCGCGCCCGGCGGGTGTCGATCATCTGCATGGCCGTCGTCGTCGTGGTCGGCGTGGCCGCGACCACGTTCACCACCGAGCTGTGGCTCCCGGACGCCGTCTCCGGTGGCAACACCATCGTCAAGGAGACCGCGCTACCGGCGCCGAAGGAGCAGGTGGCGAAGCTCGACGGCGGACTGGAGTGGCGCCAGCCGGCGAACGACAACCGGTCCAACGGGTGGCTCACCACCTCCGGAGGGCTCGTCGCGACGACCGGCCGCGGCCTGACGATGACCGACCCGCGGACGGGCAAACTCCGGTGGGAGCAGCTGCGGTACGACACCAAGAACGTCGAGATCCCCAAGGTCTCGACCGACGGCTCGATCGTGGCGACCACTGGCCGGCTCGACAAGAGCCGGAACGTACTGTTCAACAGCCCGCCGACCCGCTGGCTCTGGGTATTCGACGCGCTCACCGGCAAGATGCTGGTCAGCCGCGCCGCGCCGGACGAACGCAGCTCGTTGCGTGCCGCGCTCGCCGGCAACTGGCTGCTGTGGAGCCGGGGCGCGACGCCGACCGACGACGCGGTCATGACCGCGACCCGGTTCGACGGGACGACGATCTGGGAGCACAAGCTGCCCGGAGCATGCACCGTTCGGGACGCGCAGAACGCGCCGGGCGACCGCGTGCTCGCGGTGCTGACCTGCCGTTCGCAGCCCGGGCGCGACTCGTACCCGACCCCGAACGTGCTGATGATGTTCGACGCCTCGACCGGCAAGACGGTCTGGACCTGGACGGCGCCGGCGTTCGGCCTGTTCTCGGTCGTCGGCAAGCTGCAGCCGGGCGCGACCGAGGCGGTCGTCGCGATCGCCCGCAACGGCGCACCGGAGTACACGCTCGGCGCGGTGCGGCTGACCGATGGCAAGCAGATCTGGCTGGACGCGAGCCACTCCGGGCCGGAGTCCGACTTCGCCAGTACCTCGGTCGCGTACCGGCGGACGTTCGTCACCTCGGGCCGGATCGCGGTGCTCACCGAGGCGACGTTCGACGCGCGCGCCCTCGAGCTGCGCGCGATCCGGCCGGCGACTGGCTACACGGCGTGGTCGCGCAAGCTGCCGATCACGGAGTACGAGCGGTCGACGGTCCGCTGGATCCAGACCGTTCTCCCCGACGGCCGGCTGCTGATCGGCGTCGTCGGCTCCCCTGAGGGCACGGGCGGCGAGGCGGCGCGCGACTTCCGGCTGCGGCTGGTGACCATCGATCCGCGGAACGGCGAGATCGGCACGGACACGACGATCCCGATGGCGAACACCACGACGACGCCCGCCGACGTCACGGGCACGCCGCGGCTCAAGGTGACCGTCGGCGACCTCGGCCTGTACGTCGAGCTGCTGTCGGAGAACTCCGTCCCGTTCGTCGGCGCCTCCATCCAGTAG
- a CDS encoding ArsR/SmtB family transcription factor — MNSSSDDQVLALDACNTRVVDAARVQSVQNRMPAEPDVVDTADVFSLLADPGRLRLLVALLDGELCVCDLAAVTGTSESATSHALRLLRAHRVVAARRSGRMAYYRLDDAHVRMLLDLAFSHVEHTDAIHPERET, encoded by the coding sequence ATGAACAGCTCTTCAGACGACCAGGTGCTAGCGCTCGACGCCTGCAACACCCGAGTCGTCGACGCCGCCCGCGTCCAGAGCGTCCAGAACCGCATGCCGGCCGAGCCTGACGTCGTCGACACCGCGGACGTGTTCAGCCTGCTCGCCGACCCGGGCCGGCTCCGCCTGCTCGTCGCCCTGCTGGACGGCGAGCTCTGTGTCTGCGACCTCGCCGCGGTGACCGGCACCAGCGAGTCCGCCACCTCGCACGCCCTGCGCCTGCTGCGCGCGCACCGCGTCGTCGCCGCCCGCCGGTCCGGCCGGATGGCGTACTACCGCCTCGACGACGCGCACGTCCGGATGCTGCTCGACCTCGCGTTCTCGCACGTGGAACACACCGACGCCATTCACCCCGAACGAGAGACGTGA
- a CDS encoding cation diffusion facilitator family transporter: MGAGHGHSHGHSTVPASGHAGGKHRWRLAAAFALIAAFFVVELTYGLVSGSLALLSDAGHMAADVVTLAAALIATRVATRKDTTGRRSYGSYRAEVFASALAVWLMLMVAGYIVYEAIHRINAPAEISTTPMLVVGGLGLIVNLIALFLLRAGASESLNVKGAYLEVVADTAGSVGVIVAGLLVGATGQPFWDTVIALAIGVFVVVRAVGLGRQVLAVLAQHVPDGLDPDQIATDLAAVEGVRDVHDLHLWSLTSGMNVATAHLVIADQTEAHAVLDRGRAILRDRHGVAHATLQVEPADHRGCDELGW, translated from the coding sequence ATGGGCGCAGGACACGGTCACAGTCACGGCCACAGCACGGTCCCCGCGAGCGGTCACGCGGGCGGCAAGCACCGTTGGCGGCTCGCCGCCGCGTTCGCGCTGATCGCCGCGTTCTTCGTCGTCGAGCTGACGTACGGCCTGGTCTCCGGCTCGCTGGCCCTGCTCTCCGACGCGGGCCACATGGCCGCCGACGTGGTCACCCTCGCCGCCGCGCTGATCGCCACCCGCGTCGCGACCCGCAAGGACACGACCGGCCGCCGCAGCTACGGCTCGTACCGGGCCGAGGTCTTCGCCTCCGCGCTCGCCGTTTGGCTGATGCTGATGGTCGCCGGCTACATCGTGTACGAGGCCATCCACCGCATCAACGCTCCCGCCGAGATCTCGACGACCCCGATGCTGGTCGTCGGTGGGCTCGGCCTGATCGTCAACCTGATCGCGCTGTTCCTCCTCCGTGCGGGCGCCAGCGAGAGCCTGAACGTCAAGGGCGCCTACCTCGAGGTCGTCGCCGACACCGCTGGTTCGGTGGGCGTCATCGTCGCCGGGCTCCTCGTCGGCGCGACCGGCCAGCCGTTCTGGGACACCGTGATCGCGCTCGCGATCGGCGTCTTCGTGGTCGTCCGGGCGGTCGGGCTGGGCCGGCAGGTGCTCGCCGTTCTCGCGCAGCACGTGCCGGACGGCCTCGACCCGGACCAGATCGCCACCGACCTGGCCGCTGTGGAAGGCGTACGCGACGTCCACGACCTGCACCTGTGGTCGCTGACGTCCGGCATGAACGTCGCGACCGCGCACCTGGTCATCGCGGACCAGACCGAGGCGCACGCCGTCCTCGACCGCGGCCGCGCGATCCTGCGCGACCGCCACGGCGTGGCCCACGCGACCTTGCAGGTGGAGCCGGCCGACCACCGGGGCTGCGACGAACTGGGCTGGTGA
- a CDS encoding DsbA family protein, giving the protein MSQKKDRESRRERLEEVQKAQRRKTTRRNLVISLGAVIAFAVVVGGVIFINSALKDDKPAAADTSTNSQLVRPDSHRLGDAGDGKVTLVEFLDFECPSCGAIYPAVEQLRKDYAGKVTFVARYFPLEMHFNAERASLAAEAAGQQGKFEAMYQKMYETQQQWGNKQTPADATFRGFAEELGLDMAKWDKAYKDPATLKRVNADVRDGEALGVAGTPSFFLNGEKLDPKSYEDFTKAIDAALAN; this is encoded by the coding sequence ATGTCTCAGAAGAAGGATCGCGAGTCGCGTCGAGAGCGTCTCGAAGAAGTACAGAAGGCCCAACGGCGGAAGACGACCCGGCGCAACCTGGTGATCTCGCTCGGCGCGGTGATCGCGTTCGCGGTCGTCGTCGGAGGCGTGATCTTCATCAACTCGGCTTTGAAGGACGACAAGCCGGCCGCCGCCGACACGTCGACGAACAGCCAGCTCGTCCGTCCGGACAGCCACCGGCTCGGTGACGCCGGAGACGGCAAGGTCACGCTGGTGGAGTTCCTCGACTTCGAGTGCCCGTCCTGCGGGGCGATCTATCCCGCGGTCGAGCAACTGCGCAAGGACTACGCGGGCAAGGTGACGTTCGTCGCGCGGTACTTCCCGCTCGAGATGCACTTCAACGCCGAGCGCGCGTCGCTCGCCGCCGAGGCCGCCGGGCAGCAGGGCAAGTTCGAGGCGATGTACCAGAAGATGTACGAGACCCAGCAGCAGTGGGGCAACAAGCAGACGCCCGCCGACGCGACGTTCCGGGGCTTCGCGGAGGAGCTGGGCCTGGATATGGCCAAGTGGGACAAGGCGTACAAGGATCCGGCGACGCTGAAGCGGGTCAACGCGGACGTCAGGGACGGCGAGGCGCTCGGAGTGGCCGGAACGCCTTCGTTCTTTCTGAACGGTGAGAAGCTGGACCCCAAATCCTACGAGGACTTCACGAAGGCGATCGATGCAGCTCTCGCAAACTGA
- a CDS encoding vitamin K epoxide reductase family protein has protein sequence MQLSQTDTENEAEADAAEPAPFARMLPWLLVIGGILGFAAAFVLTVERIELLKNPAYVPSCSISPILSCGSVMTKPQAAVLGFPNPLLGIAGFAVVVTIGMALLAGARLPRWFWLGLQAGATIGVGFIHWLIVQSLYSIGALCPYCMVVWVVTIPIFWYVTLFNLRRQRWARILIENHAVVLTVWLLGILGLIVLRFWDYWVSLI, from the coding sequence ATGCAGCTCTCGCAAACTGACACCGAGAACGAGGCCGAGGCGGACGCCGCCGAGCCGGCGCCGTTCGCCCGGATGTTGCCGTGGCTGTTGGTGATCGGGGGCATCCTCGGCTTCGCGGCGGCGTTCGTCCTCACGGTCGAGCGGATCGAGCTGCTGAAGAACCCGGCGTACGTGCCGAGCTGCAGCATCAGCCCGATCCTGTCCTGCGGCTCGGTGATGACCAAGCCGCAGGCGGCCGTGCTTGGCTTCCCCAACCCGCTGCTCGGCATCGCCGGCTTCGCGGTCGTGGTGACGATCGGCATGGCGCTGCTGGCCGGCGCGCGACTGCCGCGCTGGTTCTGGCTCGGACTGCAGGCCGGTGCGACGATCGGCGTCGGGTTCATCCACTGGCTGATCGTCCAGAGCCTGTACTCGATCGGCGCGCTTTGCCCTTACTGCATGGTGGTCTGGGTCGTCACGATCCCGATCTTCTGGTACGTGACGCTGTTCAACCTCAGGCGACAACGCTGGGCCCGCATCCTGATCGAGAACCACGCGGTCGTCCTCACCGTGTGGCTGCTCGGCATCCTCGGGCTGATCGTGCTGCGCTTCTGGGACTACTGGGTCAGCTTGATCTGA
- a CDS encoding DUF1707 SHOCT-like domain-containing protein produces the protein MSESRWPQWGSRPRSDDLRASDSDRDRTAEVLRDAAGEGRLSLEELEDRLEQTYSAKTYSELALVTADLPVEQEPSLGGKSTPSDVTRPGPSEITAFLSEQKVTGRWLVPRHVTARTFLGSVTLDLTQAALPHEVVLDVQVFLGELKLIVPDDIAVVMEPSPTILGERSNSSTAEYAPGTPVVRVRGPVMLGELKARPPKRRWFGKPRG, from the coding sequence ATGAGCGAATCGCGGTGGCCGCAGTGGGGATCGCGTCCCAGGTCGGACGACCTGCGCGCGTCCGACTCCGACCGCGACCGTACGGCCGAGGTGTTGCGCGACGCCGCGGGTGAGGGACGGCTGTCGCTGGAGGAGCTGGAGGACCGGCTCGAGCAGACCTACTCCGCGAAGACGTACTCCGAGCTCGCGCTGGTCACCGCCGACCTTCCGGTCGAGCAGGAGCCGTCGCTCGGCGGCAAGTCGACGCCGTCCGATGTCACCCGGCCCGGGCCGTCGGAGATCACCGCGTTCCTGTCCGAGCAGAAGGTCACCGGGCGCTGGCTGGTGCCGCGGCACGTGACCGCGCGGACGTTCCTGGGTTCGGTCACACTGGACCTCACCCAGGCGGCGCTGCCGCACGAGGTGGTGCTGGACGTGCAGGTGTTCCTCGGCGAGCTGAAGCTGATCGTTCCCGACGATATCGCGGTCGTGATGGAGCCGTCGCCGACGATCCTGGGGGAGCGGTCGAACTCCTCGACCGCGGAGTACGCGCCGGGTACGCCGGTCGTACGCGTTCGCGGTCCGGTGATGCTGGGCGAGCTCAAGGCGCGGCCGCCGAAGCGACGCTGGTTCGGCAAGCCGCGCGGGTAG
- a CDS encoding MFS transporter, whose product MGASISRSGLGRSLNKNFKWYWTGESISLLGTEISLTTIPLIVAVTLHASATEVGLMRALVFVPFMVVPIFAGVIVDRYRRRPIMIGGNVVRAAVLAVVPVAAWLGFLDLPLLYVVAVIVGTAAVFVDVAGLAFFPSLVDKRELARANSWLGTSSSTAVTAGPGITGFLVGIIGAPATLLANVGALVVSVLTLLKVRHREERPGNTDEGPSPWRELLGGFGVVAKSRVVMVLALVGGTYNLCLEMIEVGLLLYATQTLRWPLPVYGLVLAAMGVGSILGSMVAARVSDRIGLGPLFAIGGVASGLAAFLIPLAPNGLLGQALAAVGLAGVGAAIVASSIAGQTIRQAVTPNELLGRMSALVRMILFAGMPLGALAGGIVGAAASPRIALIVGAVVLLLAGLAALATTVRTFVRVPVAVD is encoded by the coding sequence ATGGGGGCTTCCATCAGTAGGTCCGGGCTCGGCCGTTCGCTGAACAAGAACTTCAAGTGGTACTGGACAGGCGAGTCGATCTCGCTGCTCGGTACCGAGATCTCACTCACGACCATCCCGCTCATCGTCGCCGTCACGTTGCACGCGTCCGCGACCGAGGTCGGCCTCATGCGGGCACTGGTCTTCGTCCCGTTCATGGTCGTCCCGATCTTCGCCGGCGTGATCGTCGACCGCTACCGGCGACGACCGATCATGATCGGCGGGAACGTCGTCCGCGCGGCCGTCCTCGCCGTCGTGCCGGTCGCCGCGTGGCTCGGCTTCCTCGACCTGCCGCTGCTGTACGTCGTGGCGGTGATCGTCGGGACAGCCGCCGTCTTCGTCGACGTCGCGGGGCTCGCGTTCTTCCCGTCGCTGGTCGACAAGCGGGAGCTCGCGCGGGCGAACAGTTGGCTGGGTACGTCCAGCTCGACCGCCGTCACCGCGGGTCCGGGCATCACCGGTTTCCTCGTCGGCATCATCGGCGCACCCGCGACGCTGCTCGCCAACGTCGGCGCGCTCGTCGTCTCGGTCCTCACGCTGCTGAAGGTCCGGCACCGCGAGGAACGACCAGGCAACACCGACGAGGGACCGAGCCCGTGGCGCGAGCTGCTCGGCGGCTTCGGCGTCGTCGCGAAGTCGCGCGTCGTCATGGTGCTCGCGCTCGTCGGCGGCACGTACAACCTGTGCCTGGAGATGATCGAGGTCGGGCTGCTGCTGTACGCGACGCAGACGCTGCGCTGGCCGTTGCCGGTGTACGGGCTGGTGCTCGCAGCGATGGGCGTCGGATCGATCCTCGGCTCGATGGTCGCGGCGCGCGTCTCCGATCGCATCGGGCTCGGCCCGCTGTTCGCGATCGGCGGCGTCGCGAGTGGTCTCGCCGCGTTCCTGATCCCGCTCGCGCCGAACGGACTGCTCGGACAGGCCCTCGCCGCCGTCGGCCTCGCCGGGGTCGGCGCCGCGATCGTGGCGAGCAGCATCGCCGGCCAGACCATCCGCCAGGCAGTGACGCCGAACGAGCTGCTCGGCCGGATGTCCGCGCTGGTACGGATGATTCTGTTCGCCGGCATGCCGCTCGGCGCCCTGGCCGGCGGCATCGTCGGCGCGGCCGCGAGCCCGCGGATCGCGTTGATCGTGGGAGCTGTCGTGCTGCTGCTCGCCGGCCTTGCCGCGCTGGCGACGACGGTGCGGACGTTCGTGCGGGTGCCCGTCGCCGTCGACTGA
- a CDS encoding DMT family transporter, which yields MTFLLLVSALLVGGLLAVQTSVNLRLNAAVGTPYGASTLQLGVAALLLLVVAVATGTVGAIAHVADVPAWQLLGGIASPLYITSGILLFPRLGALAAVGLFVTGQILASVALDLFGLIGVQRQPVTAGILLGAVAVIAGITVIIRGQSASPTSAAARRRVGWIALGIVAGAVLPVQGAVNAQLRQTVGAPIVVGLVSFLVATVTIALVLIVLTATRRTPPPKLKGLNKMPWWGWLGGACAATYVTATFLLIPQIGAATTVALTVTGQQLASAVVDHFGLFRMPQRQLAPVRLGGLVLLLAGSALVQFS from the coding sequence ATGACCTTCCTCCTGCTCGTGTCTGCCCTGCTCGTCGGTGGGCTGTTGGCTGTCCAAACCTCGGTCAACCTGCGCCTCAACGCGGCGGTGGGGACGCCGTACGGGGCTTCGACGCTCCAACTCGGCGTTGCCGCGTTGCTGCTGCTCGTCGTCGCGGTCGCCACCGGTACCGTCGGCGCGATCGCGCACGTCGCGGACGTACCCGCCTGGCAGCTGCTCGGCGGCATCGCGAGTCCGCTCTACATCACCAGCGGGATCCTGCTGTTCCCGCGGCTCGGCGCGCTGGCGGCGGTTGGGCTGTTCGTAACCGGCCAGATCCTCGCCTCGGTGGCACTCGACCTGTTCGGACTCATCGGCGTCCAGCGCCAACCCGTCACGGCCGGCATCCTGCTCGGTGCGGTGGCGGTGATCGCCGGCATCACGGTGATCATCCGCGGGCAGTCCGCCTCTCCAACGTCAGCAGCGGCTCGGCGGCGGGTTGGCTGGATCGCGCTCGGCATCGTCGCCGGCGCCGTCCTCCCCGTCCAGGGCGCGGTGAACGCCCAGCTCCGGCAGACCGTCGGCGCGCCGATCGTCGTTGGCCTGGTCAGCTTCCTCGTCGCCACCGTCACGATCGCGCTCGTCCTGATCGTTCTCACCGCGACCCGGCGCACGCCGCCGCCGAAGCTCAAAGGCCTGAACAAGATGCCCTGGTGGGGCTGGCTCGGCGGTGCCTGCGCGGCGACGTATGTGACCGCGACGTTCCTGCTGATCCCGCAGATCGGGGCCGCGACCACGGTCGCGCTGACGGTCACCGGGCAGCAGCTGGCCTCGGCGGTCGTGGACCACTTCGGCCTGTTCCGGATGCCACAACGGCAACTCGCGCCGGTACGACTCGGCGGCCTCGTCCTGCTCCTCGCCGGCTCCGCGCTCGTCCAGTTCAGCTAG
- a CDS encoding TetR/AcrR family transcriptional regulator: protein MEDRPERADAARNRRRVLDAASELFAERGARNVTMGDIAAAAGVGRGTLYRRYPDIAAIATALLDEHERELQEQLINGAPPLGPGAEPAERLAAFYAAMVRLLENHVHLVLGTEVGPARFATGAYGFWRLHVRSLLVAAKIDQPDTLIEPLLAPLAADVYDYQRHERGLTPDQITAGLQQLAVILLTRHA, encoded by the coding sequence ATGGAAGACCGACCGGAGCGCGCCGACGCCGCACGCAACCGCCGCCGCGTACTCGACGCGGCGAGCGAGCTGTTCGCGGAACGCGGCGCGCGCAACGTGACGATGGGCGACATCGCCGCGGCGGCGGGCGTCGGGCGCGGCACGTTGTACCGGCGGTACCCCGACATCGCCGCGATCGCCACCGCGTTGCTGGACGAGCACGAACGCGAACTGCAGGAGCAGCTGATCAACGGCGCACCGCCGCTCGGCCCCGGCGCCGAACCGGCCGAGCGGCTCGCCGCGTTCTACGCCGCGATGGTGCGGCTGCTGGAAAACCACGTCCACCTCGTTCTCGGCACCGAGGTCGGGCCGGCGCGGTTCGCGACGGGCGCGTACGGCTTCTGGCGGCTCCACGTTCGCTCCCTGCTCGTCGCCGCGAAGATCGACCAGCCCGACACGTTGATCGAACCACTCCTGGCCCCACTCGCCGCCGACGTGTACGACTACCAACGCCACGAGCGCGGCCTCACCCCCGACCAGATCACCGCCGGCCTGCAACAGCTCGCCGTGATCCTGCTCACTCGGCACGCTTGA
- a CDS encoding citrate synthase/methylcitrate synthase encodes MTLIDVPPGLAGVAVTDTTLGDVRGLEGFYHYRQYSAVELATTRPLEDVWYLLYEGALPTHAERDAFATKIAPFFALPDGVRDVLPAIATSGNPLNELRTALSLSGSALGLRPIWDLDEPQRRLDALRLAAQVPTLLTALHRLRNGDQPIEPRADLSYAANYLYMLTGEVPDPLQERAISRYLVSTVDHGFNASTFTARVIASTGADVAACIVGAIGALSGPLHGGAPSRALELLDAIGTPDQIEPYLRAQIVAGDRIMGFGHAVYRTEDPRSRMLKQTALELGGERAAFAVEVERQVLALLAELKPDRKLYTNVEFFAGVVMEQCGLPREMFTPTFASSRVIGWTAHILEQARERKIIRPAARYTGPTPPMPIPAA; translated from the coding sequence ATGACGCTCATCGACGTTCCGCCTGGTCTCGCCGGCGTCGCCGTCACCGACACGACGCTCGGGGACGTGCGCGGCCTGGAGGGCTTCTACCACTACCGGCAGTACTCCGCGGTCGAGCTCGCGACGACCCGTCCACTCGAGGACGTGTGGTACCTGCTGTACGAAGGCGCCCTGCCCACGCACGCGGAACGGGACGCGTTCGCCACCAAGATCGCGCCGTTCTTCGCGCTGCCCGACGGCGTACGCGACGTGCTGCCGGCGATCGCGACGTCCGGCAACCCGCTGAACGAGCTGCGCACCGCGCTCTCCCTCAGCGGCTCCGCGCTCGGCCTCCGCCCGATCTGGGACCTCGACGAGCCGCAACGCCGCCTCGACGCGCTGCGGCTCGCCGCCCAGGTGCCGACGCTGCTCACCGCGCTGCACCGGCTGCGCAACGGCGACCAGCCGATCGAGCCGCGCGCGGACCTGTCGTACGCGGCCAACTATCTGTACATGCTCACCGGCGAGGTCCCAGATCCCTTGCAGGAAAGGGCAATCTCGCGCTACCTGGTGTCGACCGTCGACCACGGCTTCAACGCGTCGACGTTCACCGCGCGGGTGATCGCCTCGACCGGAGCGGACGTCGCGGCCTGCATCGTCGGCGCGATCGGCGCGCTGTCCGGCCCGCTGCACGGCGGCGCGCCGAGCCGTGCGCTGGAGCTGCTGGACGCGATCGGCACGCCGGACCAGATCGAGCCGTACCTGCGGGCTCAGATCGTCGCCGGCGACCGGATCATGGGCTTCGGGCACGCGGTCTACCGCACCGAGGACCCGCGGTCGCGCATGCTCAAACAGACCGCGCTGGAGCTCGGCGGCGAGCGGGCCGCGTTCGCGGTGGAGGTCGAACGTCAGGTGCTGGCGCTGCTGGCGGAGCTGAAGCCGGACCGCAAGCTGTACACGAACGTGGAGTTCTTCGCCGGGGTCGTGATGGAGCAGTGCGGGCTGCCGCGCGAGATGTTCACCCCGACGTTCGCCTCGAGCCGCGTGATCGGCTGGACCGCCCACATCCTCGAACAGGCCCGCGAACGCAAGATCATCCGCCCCGCCGCCCGCTACACCGGTCCCACCCCACCGATGCCGATCCCGGCGGCCTAA
- a CDS encoding citrate synthase, whose amino-acid sequence MSQGSRWLTTAQAAERLGVKRETLYAYVSRGVLARHRGPDKRSSRFDRFEVERLAARTRRGGRAGSLEVVIDSELTMLDPAGRLYYRGQDAAELAATSTVENVAALLWGLPAPAPWEASPVALKVGRRAQAALPASARVIDRVRVIVAAVAATNPVRDDRRPAVVVEVARSLIAAAIGCLPELSEPASTAVAARLWARLCARKPRRGELRAMNAALILLMDHELPASTLAARIAASVWADPYLVALTGLCVGGGVLHGAISSAVEALLLEPAGADDVPRVVGERLRRGEVLPGFGHAVYTGTDPRAEVLLGLVRGMGRRGTLDAVIDGLVSVVGAQGGPRPNVDFGLASFGVKAGFTSGSGEVIFLVARMVGVLAHALEEYPHRQRFRPRALYTGPPVKPS is encoded by the coding sequence ATGTCCCAGGGTTCGCGCTGGCTGACGACCGCGCAGGCGGCGGAGCGGTTGGGCGTGAAGCGGGAGACGCTCTACGCGTACGTGAGCCGTGGCGTGCTCGCCCGGCATCGGGGTCCCGACAAGCGCTCGTCGCGGTTCGACCGGTTCGAGGTCGAGCGGTTGGCAGCGCGGACGCGGCGCGGCGGGCGGGCCGGGTCGCTCGAGGTCGTGATCGACTCCGAGCTCACCATGCTGGATCCCGCCGGGCGGCTGTACTACCGCGGTCAGGACGCGGCGGAGCTCGCCGCGACGTCGACGGTCGAGAACGTCGCCGCCCTGCTCTGGGGCCTGCCCGCCCCGGCGCCGTGGGAGGCGTCGCCCGTCGCGTTGAAGGTCGGCCGGCGCGCCCAGGCAGCGCTGCCCGCCTCGGCCCGGGTGATCGACCGGGTGCGGGTGATCGTGGCGGCGGTGGCCGCGACGAACCCCGTCCGGGATGACCGCCGCCCGGCCGTCGTGGTCGAGGTCGCGCGGTCGCTGATCGCGGCCGCGATCGGCTGTCTGCCCGAGCTGTCCGAGCCCGCGTCGACCGCTGTCGCGGCCCGGCTCTGGGCGCGGTTGTGCGCACGCAAGCCGCGCCGCGGGGAGCTGCGGGCGATGAACGCGGCGCTGATCCTGCTGATGGACCACGAGCTCCCGGCGTCGACGTTGGCGGCCCGGATCGCCGCGTCGGTGTGGGCAGACCCGTACCTCGTTGCCCTGACCGGGCTCTGCGTCGGCGGCGGGGTGCTGCACGGGGCGATCTCGTCGGCGGTGGAGGCGCTGCTGCTCGAGCCTGCGGGCGCGGACGACGTGCCGCGTGTGGTGGGGGAGCGGCTGCGTCGGGGCGAGGTGCTGCCTGGTTTCGGCCATGCCGTGTACACCGGCACCGACCCTCGGGCGGAGGTCCTGCTCGGTTTGGTGCGCGGGATGGGGCGGCGCGGAACGTTGGACGCCGTGATCGACGGGCTGGTGTCCGTGGTCGGCGCCCAGGGCGGTCCGCGGCCCAATGTGGACTTCGGATTGGCCTCGTTCGGCGTCAAGGCCGGGTTCACGTCTGGGTCGGGCGAGGTGATCTTCCTGGTGGCGCGGATGGTGGGCGTTCTCGCGCACGCGTTGGAGGAGTACCCGCACCGGCAGCGCTTCCGACCCCGGGCGCTCTACACCGGGCCGCCGGTTAAGCCTTCGTAA